The Argentina anserina chromosome 5, drPotAnse1.1, whole genome shotgun sequence genome includes the window ACAAGCAACAGACTCAATTGCTGACATTCAGGATGCAATGGTGGACAGGGCAAGCACTAAGCATCGTGTTATGATAACACCAACTGCCACTTTGTTTAAAAAGGTTAAAACACCGTGAAGCCTCATTTCACAATGAATACCTTGTTCTGACTGTTAATCAGGATGAAACAAGCTTATGTTGAACCTTGAAATTCATGAACAATGACAATCCTGACTTGAACCCACAAAGAGTACTCCATCTCCAAACGGTATGAGATGTCATCATAACCCTCAAATTGGGTGCTACATAAATATCTGCTTCAATGCTAGTTTACAATATAGCCCACTCATTCTATAAACTGTAGTGAGACGGCACAGGAAAGAGCTTTGCAGTAACATTGAGCGTGAAAGCTTCAGCAGGAACGTGAAATCCCTTAGGAGCAGTCACGGTGTTTTTTATCCAATGACAATCAAATCTCTGCAGTTCAAGTCTATAATCTAACCTGACGGGGAAGACGGCCACATCTGCTCTGCGATCTGAGAATCTCTTTTGCAAAACCTTGATTACCAGTTAACAAAAGCCCATCTAGAACCCGATTAAAGGTGTACTTCCGGGGCAAAAACCCTCTATCAACCATCTCAATTAGCAACTTCCCTGCCACTAACAGATCCTCAGGTTTCTTCCTCACAAACATGGCACTTATCAACACATTGTAAGTATCCAAATTAGGCAAGCACTCTCCCCTACCCATCTTCTCAAATACATCCAACGCCTTATCAATCTCCCCATCATCACAAAAGTACTGTATCACAACATTATATGTCTGAACATTCGGCTCACACTCATCACCCTTCATCCTCTCCATCAACCCCACCCCCCTGTCCATATCACCAGCATGACACAACCCCCTAACCAACACATTATAAGTCGTCACATTAGGCACATACCCCTTACTCACCATCCCCTCAAAAACCACCACAGCATTCTCCACATTATCCTTCTTACACAAAACCTGAATCAAAGCATTGTAAGTCGCAACCGAAGGAAGCACCCCATCCTCCACCATCCCATCGAAAATCCTCCTCGCCTTCTTAATCTCCCCGACAACACCAAACCCATGAACAAGTGTAGTATAAGTAACAACATCAATGTCACacttcctcttcttcatttCCAAGAAAAACTCCCACGCCTCCTTAACCTGCCCAGCTCTAAGATAACCTTTAAGCATTATGTTATACGTAATCAAACTCGGCTCGATTCCTCTCTCCACCATCTCCCTTAAAACCTCTAAAGCCTTGGGAGTCCTCTTAACCAAACACCAACCATTAACAATCACATTATAACTAACACAATCAGCTCTAAACCTTCCTCTGAAAACTTTAAACAAATTATACGCCTTTTCCACACGTTTCGATTTACAAAGCACATCAAGAACAGTATTGAAGGAACTCAAATCCTGAGGGCAGCCGTGTTCATGCATAGAGAGAAATACCTTGACGGCTCTATCGGGTTTGCCGGCGGCGACGTACCTCTCGGCGATGATGGCAAAGGTTCTCGGGCCCGGGCCGACGCGGCGGGCCTTCATGCGGGCGACGAAGGCCCAGAGGGACTTGTAGTCGCGGAGGCGGCCGGCGATGTCGACGGCGTGGTCGTAGGAGGAGGCGGCGTGGGTGTAGGTGGGGTGGCGGTCGAGGGCTCTGAAGAATTGGAGAGCTTTGGGGCCATGGTTCCAGAGACGCTTGAGGGTTTTGTTGACGGAGTCCAGGGTCCAGTGGATGTTCGGGTCGTGGAGGATCCGGGGTATGGATTGCGGGTCGGATTTGAGGATAAGGGAGGCAAAGGCGGCGTCCTGAGGCGGTTGCGGCGGTGAGGTGGTTAGGGTGTGGTGTAATGGAATTGAAAATGAAGTTGGTTGAGCTTTGCGGAGTAGAGTGAGCATTTTCTGGGGTTGCAACCGTTGGCGGTTACATTTTTCCCACTTCATATATTCCCGGCCACTCCTAAACCCTCGTACTTCAAGATGTTAGGATCACAAATATACTTAATGGGTTAGATCACTTATGTACGTTTGGGCCGATAATTGTAGGGGTATAAAGCTATTACCCGCTTCTATTAGAC containing:
- the LOC126795190 gene encoding pentatricopeptide repeat-containing protein At1g74900, mitochondrial — its product is MKWEKCNRQRLQPQKMLTLLRKAQPTSFSIPLHHTLTTSPPQPPQDAAFASLILKSDPQSIPRILHDPNIHWTLDSVNKTLKRLWNHGPKALQFFRALDRHPTYTHAASSYDHAVDIAGRLRDYKSLWAFVARMKARRVGPGPRTFAIIAERYVAAGKPDRAVKVFLSMHEHGCPQDLSSFNTVLDVLCKSKRVEKAYNLFKVFRGRFRADCVSYNVIVNGWCLVKRTPKALEVLREMVERGIEPSLITYNIMLKGYLRAGQVKEAWEFFLEMKKRKCDIDVVTYTTLVHGFGVVGEIKKARRIFDGMVEDGVLPSVATYNALIQVLCKKDNVENAVVVFEGMVSKGYVPNVTTYNVLVRGLCHAGDMDRGVGLMERMKGDECEPNVQTYNVVIQYFCDDGEIDKALDVFEKMGRGECLPNLDTYNVLISAMFVRKKPEDLLVAGKLLIEMVDRGFLPRKYTFNRVLDGLLLTGNQGFAKEILRSQSRCGRLPRQVRL